One segment of Ipomoea triloba cultivar NCNSP0323 chromosome 12, ASM357664v1 DNA contains the following:
- the LOC115998285 gene encoding zinc finger protein CONSTANS-LIKE 2-like — MSKEESSCGDLDFGGSTNTKTHNWASVCHTCHSVPCSINCRTNSAYLSASSQGCMHATNRETSVHEHMWLCDSCQRAPAVFWGNADAASLCADCDADIHAANPLARRHHRVPLLGTIYGPPDTDHGGGGPVMITHAGDATEDDGFMRDAEETTLDEEDEDEAASWLLLNLIPAKNNNSSQGGNNSNGMLYAGKVEDAYLDLVEYSSCQDNQYSDDYSINHQQQYSVPQKKMKYEGDCVVPGKGKNQLQYHQHGSFQFLGVEYENSNTGYPASISQSVSISSFDVGVVPESTITDASFAYPRPSKGTIDLLSGPPAQMPSQLTPMDREARVLRYREKKKSRKFEKTIRYASRKAYAETRPRIKGRFTKRTDVETEEDQIFSTALMAEGGYGIVPYF; from the exons ATGTCGAAAGAGGAAAGCAGCTGTGGGGATTTAGATTTTGGTGGTAGCACCAACACCAAAACTCATAATTGGGCTAGTGTATGTCATACCTGCCATTCGGTGCCATGCTCCATCAACTGTCGGACCAACTCAGCCTACCTCAGTGCTAGTTCTCAAGGTTGCATGCATGCCACAAACCGTGAGACATCCGTTCACGAGCACATGTGGTTGTGTGACTCTTGCCAGCGTGCTCCTGCTGTGTTCTGGGGTAATGCAGATGCAGCTTCTCTTTGTGCTGATTGTGACGCAGACATCCACGCTGCCAACCCATTGGCACGGCGCCACCACCGTGTCCCACTTCTAGGCACCATTTATGGCCCTCCAGACACTGACCATGGCGGTGGAGGTCCCGTGATGATCACTCATGCTGGAGATGCCACGGAGGATGATGGATTCATGAGGGATGCAGAGGAAACAACcttggatgaagaagatgaagatgaggcAGCTTCTTGGTTGTTGCTTAACCTTATTCCTGCCAAGAACAACAACAGTAGCCAAGGTGGTAACAACAGTAATGGTATGTTGTATGCAGGTAAGGTTGAAGATGCGTACTTGGACCTTGTGGAGTACAGTTCTTGTCAAGACAACCAGTACAGTGATGATTATAGCATAAACCATCAACAGCAGTACTCTGTACCtcagaagaaaatgaaatatgaagGGGATTGTGTTGTCCCCGGTAAGGGAAAAAATCAGCTCCAATATCATCAGCATGGGAGTTTCCAGTTTCTTGGGGTGGAATATGAGAATTCCAACACTGGTTATCCAGCTTCAATTAGTCAAAGT GTTTCCATTTCCTCCTTTGATGTTGGTGTTGTTCCTGAGTCTACCATAACTGATGCCTCATTCGCCTACCCAAGACCCTCAAAAGGAACCATTGATCTCCTATCTGGTCCACCAGCTCAGATGCCGTCACAGCTTACTCCAATGGACAGGGAAGCGAGAGTTCTCAGGTacagagaaaagaaaaagtctCGCAAGTTTGAGAAGACCATCAGGTATGCCTCAAGAAAGGCCTATGCAGAAACCAGGCCAAGGATTAAAGGTCGATTCACAAAGAGAACTGATGTGGAGACTGAAGAGGACCAGATATTCTCCACAGCATTGATGGCAGAGGGTGGATATGGCATTGTTCCATACTTCTAA
- the LOC115998859 gene encoding protein GLUTAMINE DUMPER 3-like yields the protein MRPAHNTTSPADPTGFHRWNSPVPYLFGGLAIMLGLIALALMILACCYKKPAGENQDNNDDTDRQEKPPPAHVIMKPEMEPKFVVIMPGDHNPTCLAKPAICTRTDPDDVV from the coding sequence atgAGGCCAGCACACAACACAACGTCGCCGGCTGACCCCACGGGGTTTCACCGGTGGAATTCGCCGGTCCCTTACCTGTTTGGCGGCCTGGCGATTATGCTTGGCTTGATAGCTTTAGCTCTCATGATTCTGGCTTGTTGTTATAAGAAGCCCGCCGGAGAAAACCAGGATAATAATGATGACACCGATCGTCAAGAAAAACCACCGCCGGCACACGTGATAATGAAGCCGGAAATGGAGCCCAAGTTCGTGGTTATCATGCCCGGAGATCACAACCCCACGTGCCTCGCCAAGCCTGCCATCTGTACTCGCACCGATCCCGACGACGTCGTTTGA